In the genome of Mangifera indica cultivar Alphonso chromosome 9, CATAS_Mindica_2.1, whole genome shotgun sequence, the window ATGTAagatcaaaagaaaatatatgtacTCACCAAGTGATTCAAGTAGCAACATGACAGCTTTCCCTTTGTCCCAATTGATCACAGGTCGAACCTCTAAAACCTAATCATGGTGCCCATGGACGACACAAATTAAAGAGGGAATAGCCTAAGTAGACCATGCAGTAAATAGTGAAATTCATGGAAAACAGACTGATCACTGCatgttggtttaaaaaattaccttccGCCCATGAGTCAATTGCAGACGTGGATACTGTTTTATGATTTCATGGACACACTGTGCAACTGTTTCCCAACTCTACAAACAAGTTCACAaagttcaaactaaaattaacaaaacaagGCAAAAAAATACTGCCCCAGTTAGCATCAAATAGTCAAAACTTCAGTGCTCAGCAGAAACCCTTACCTTCTCTTCTACATTACGGTAATGGACAGAGACACAGAATTTATTATTCTCAATATTTACTCCCTTAATCTCCTTGGTATTCTCCATAAGGGAACTTAATACCTGTTCATacacaaaaaatatgaaattgtgtattacattaaaaaggagaaaaaaaaacttgtgaTCTGACTGTAGAGGTAAGATGATTACCCACCTCATTAATCATAGGCAAAAATTCCCTAGCAGGCTGAAAAATATTAACTTCCTTGCTCTATATCCAAAGAGAAATCATATCAAAAAACAGttcaagaaaagaaataatatgaGGGGGAGAAACAACTTTAGCAGAGGAAAACTAGCAGCACACAACCTGCTTGTCGGTGGATATAATATTGTTTGGGTGATCACCAGATGTTAATTGTTCATCAGGACCCATGATGTCCATTCCATGACTTCCAGCATAATACAGTTCTTTCAGAGCTACAAACTCATAAACCTGTAATTGGAAACAAGCAATTGTCAATACCCAGAGGACTATGATGACCAGCAGAACAAACAGAAAAACTGCCAGGGAAGAATTTAGACTGATATCACTGTCACTGTATAGAAGAGGATCTGCAAGTAACCTTGTCGCGGCTTCTTCCACTGATTATTGCAGTAGGGATATGTTTTGCCACCTTTTTAACAGTAGCACGCATCTGAAAAATACGGTGTCAATGTGAAtatgaaggaaaaagaaataagttttACCTAAAAATTTCACATGTTTATCCAAGAATCTGTACATACAGCATCAGACATGAAGGCACAATCAGGGTTGTCCACAATTGGTGAAAGAGTTCCATCATAATCTAGAAACAATGCTATCCTCTTGCCTTTTGCACAATTCATGATTTGTTCAAAAGACGTAAGTGCTGATGGATAGTGAAGCTGCAAAATCAATAAATGGTACAAAGGGCAAAGAACCAAAATGAGTAACTCATCAAAAGTTTTAGACAAAGTCCAATAACTTAAATGCGAAAATATACCAGCCAAGTACGGTAAGCAACATCAGCATCAGTTGACGCAGGGTCATTGTTAGAGTCTTTCATTATCTTCCTATGAGGAGGAGACGAGGCTTTCATGGCATCCAGCCAAGAATTGGCACGAACATCATCAAGTATTCCAGTTTTCTTCCAAGGAATGTTTAGCAATAAATCTGGGGAGAAAGCTCCTGAAGAGTATGGCAAGATACTGGAATGCACACCCAATCTTGACTTGTTTATGGGTGCAGGATCAGCAAGAACAGGAGCAGTATGATTAGATTTCAAGTCCATTCAATCAAGATTTGTAGAACAATCTAAAACGTGGAAACTTAGTAAACTTAATCCCCCACACAAATGCAAGGCAATACGCTTCAATCTTCAACTCAAATATCCTTATTACCCAACCCTTTTATCAATGAAGAACCACCTCTTCAACGTTTTCTTGTCACAGCTATTTGGTGAGCAGTCCATCAAGCATCAGGCTCCTGAACACTAAATCATCGAAGAATTTGTTAAGAGAAGAATGCATAGAGTCTAATGTCagaagtttttaaaattaagaaagaataaCTTGTAAATACCTTCTCATCTCCATAGCCATGGTATCTGTGAGTGTTATGAGAGAAGATTATCTGCAAAAGATTAATTTGAGAGAGTAAAAAATGATTAGCTTCTGAACCAGAGGAAAATTCCTACCTTGCACTTGATGTTAAGAAAAATGAGGCAACAAAAGAAATTGATGTTGTTTATACTAACATAATCTAATTAGGTAATTTGTTGAACAAAGAtaacatcataaaaaatattccGATAAACTAACTCTTCACATAAAACAACCCATTccagagatgaaaaaaataaaatttaacatcactttattattaataaatacttATATACTTTGTAAGTGGAAGTTGTGggttaagaaaaatatcttgGCAGAGTTGGTAAAGGGGGAAAACATATTTTTCCAGAGTCAATGAACTCACACACtacacttttctttttctgttacAAGGTAATTCTTCCCCAAATCAAGTTCCTTTACAGTGAGAATGAGGGCACTAATGTCTCCTgcttcaattaaaataataacttatatTACACATTGAGTACTTCCTTGGCCATCTTCACTTAAggatatttcatcaaaataaagGCAACAAAATGTTAAATTGTTTAGTCCTTCCCCATGATAACACTAACACAGAAGTTGCTTTTACATTTAACCCACTAAACTCCAACTTTTTTTG includes:
- the LOC123225295 gene encoding trehalose-phosphate phosphatase A-like — encoded protein: MDLKSNHTAPVLADPAPINKSRLGVHSSILPYSSGAFSPDLLLNIPWKKTGILDDVRANSWLDAMKASSPPHRKIMKDSNNDPASTDADVAYRTWLLHYPSALTSFEQIMNCAKGKRIALFLDYDGTLSPIVDNPDCAFMSDAMRATVKKVAKHIPTAIISGRSRDKVYEFVALKELYYAGSHGMDIMGPDEQLTSGDHPNNIISTDKQSKEVNIFQPAREFLPMINEVLSSLMENTKEIKGVNIENNKFCVSVHYRNVEEKSWETVAQCVHEIIKQYPRLQLTHGRKVLEVRPVINWDKGKAVMLLLESLGLSNCDDVLPIYVGDDCTDEDAFTVLREGNRGYGILVSAVPKETKAFYSLRDPSEVMEFLNSFVHWKQSSAL